From the genome of Glycine soja cultivar W05 chromosome 14, ASM419377v2, whole genome shotgun sequence:
TTGACGTGTGttgaccattttttttttacattggattgattttgtttggattttgaattaaaaaagaatgaaacaaaataaagtcatcgttttattatttagatatttatataAAGAAATGAGATAAAAAATTTTCATGCCATTCCCTTCAAATTAagatggaagaaaaagaagaaataatatatgaaatggagcaaaatgcatttttatcataggtatttttttgttaactttaaataattttttatttaataaaattgtttatttaaaacttaatgtttaaattttgttgttatttaattattttataaataactatgttaatttaataaattatttttgtttattttaatttaataaatttttttatttaaaaatcaatgtataAATTTTCAACTaagtttcattatttaatttattttaaaaaaattaaataatgaaacttagttgttgtttttattttttttaattccattATATACTCGTATTTCACCCTTCCTGTGAATCCAAATATAGTCTGAATTACACTTGTGAAAATAAGATGCAGAATGATAGGAATAATTCACAGTTGAATAGAATACCTTTAATAAGAAACTAAgtaatatatagaaaataatagGCTCGTACGTTCCATCCATCCGTTAATCCATTCGAAAGTCTCTTGTTAGTTTCCCCTAAACTACTTATAATGGTCGTTTAtgcacatttttttatcttttaaaatatactctTAGAGAAGCTGTCCAACGTCACTTCCACTTGGGAGATAAGCATACCAACTTCTCAGGTATccattaaatattatatgaaaCTTGAACATAAATGACGATTCTACAAAGGTTACTTCTACATATCTTGAATTGATAATTATTGTTAATGTTCTATTTATTAGGAGATTCATATTTGTAAGCACTAAGAAGGAGACGCAAAAGGTTTTAAAATAGTCGCAGTTGTAGTTTCATTATTGCAAGAAAATGCAGCTGAGATGAGTGCAATTGTAATTGGCATGTGGTCACAACGAGTAAAAAGAACCTTAACAAATGCCTTTAAAAGCATATATGGATACAGATATAAAtgtttataaatagaaaatgaagaTGGTGTGTTGTGAAGGACAAATTGGAGTGAATGTAGCCGACAAGCTATTTGTCAAGAAGGAAAGTATAAGTGTCATTGCATGCTAAAAtgtagagagagagaatgaataTTAATAAAGTGGTGAAGTAGATGAGCTTAGTGCATAAATTGGAGGGAAGGAAAAGAGAATAAATAGAAAGAAGGGTGTAGTCTAGAGACCCAACCTCAAATCGAGAGTGAGGGGGGGAGGGAAATTCAAGTCGAAGTCGAGGACAGAGAGAGacttggaagaagaagagtcCCAGTGACAGCGCTTGTGGCCACCAAGAGCCTGACCAGTAGAGAAAACCCTGAGGCAAATGCTGCACTTGTGCCCATCACTCTCCAGAACGTTGGAGTTGGCAAGCAGGAGCAGAGAGGCAGCGACCTCGTGGTCTTCCTGGCtcatttgttcttgttcttgttgtcTCCTGACCACATTGGCCGGAGGATTGATCCCTCTCCAGTGACGCTCTGGGTGGCATCTCATGTGGCCGAAGAGTGCCTTCCACGACCAGAACTTCTTGCCGCACTCCGTGCAGGGACGTGCTCCTGCATCCTCCATTAACCGCTTCTGCTTCTTGCGTGAACAAGAACTCGCTTCGCCACACTCCCTCTTCATTCCTCAATTCAATCCAATGGAACCGCGTTGCCTTTTTTAACTAACCGCATCGCCACAATAACTAACTGCCTCACGGTTACTACTGCAACTCCTCAGGCGGTTTCTTCTTTtcaaccctttttttttctatttccatAGTTcctttcaattattatttttcaactaACTTtcatttcactattttttttaatcttttatgacATTTCACATTATTTAATTCTACTTTTTTACAAatcatttttatagtttttttaaataaatagtaattaaagttcaataaatctaaaaataacacatttttttacatcttttaagcttacataaatataatattttcaatagaaagctttaaatattaattaaaatttaatatgaaataCGTATTTGTTTCattagtaatatattttaattttatttatattagcaATATTATTAGTAAAATGAACATTAAATTCTCATTATCATATGTGTGTGCATGGCTTACTAATAGATATAATGTCTAGTACAGCATGAggtggttttttttatatttaatttctaagcTTTCAATAGATATATTTCGTTGGAtgtaatgataattattttaaagaaaaaaaaaaccacaaagTGGTGAAGCTTGAGtgttaaaagttaattaaactaataatcATCAACGTTTACAAGTGACTATCATATgatgtttagaaaaataaataaaaatcaaataggCTTTACAAAAAGATTGCATTagtttgtttgaattgatttaagtataataaataaatttaaaactttctcataaaataaattaattacttaatttaattaattgcgATTTAAGTAATCATAGGATACAAGACTATATACTTGAGTTCAATTGAAactattgattatttttaagtattatatttataacatttaatttaaatattataataacttCTTAAATGACTTAGTATTATAATGTTCAAAGAGTTCATAATGCTCTACAATGATTTGGGTTTGGGACTTGGGAGGTTTGAAAAACTAATCTGTTGAGCTTAACTCGTGAACGAGCATTATTCCATCATGATTTTGAAGGTCATCATGCTCTACAATGAAGGGAACCAAACCTCCAAATTAGCAGTCCAAGATTATCCTCCTCTAAGAATATATACCTAGGACAATGCCCAACATAGACAAGGCACAATATTTGCTCCAATGGAATAATAATACCTCTGTTTCATTCTATTTTAATCCAACATATTCTATCCCATTATGTTTCAATTCATTTTGTTTCATTCTTTATCATCAATCTAAACATTATGTGAAAGAAGACATCACTAATAAAGCAGGGAAAATGGGCTGAGGCTCGTGGGCGTGTGCTTAGTCTGAGCCCGCACGGTCCACGATTCTAAAAACGAATTTTGGACCACAGACTGGTAATAGGCcacttgttttaaattttgcgGGCCACAGAGTGGCCCATTATCCTGCAGGCCATGCAGACACAGGACAAACTTTTGGACCATTTAATTTGCAGGCCAGCCCGTATGGTCAATCGAGAATTGCACAGAATCTCCCATAATGGGACGTATAAGTGATAATGATTATTTGCTAATTGgtaccaaaaaaaagaaattcacaTCAGATGCCATGTTATTCgtgattgaaattttatttgctAAATAATCTATAAAGTAATAAATGGAATAGGGAGCAAAACGAATTTAGATCCCTGTTCCTAAAAAAATGACTGGGGAGGTGTTTTGTATTTTGAAATGAAACCATATATAGGGGTCTGACATCTCAAATGACTGCCCTGAGCTCTCCAGTAAGCAGCGCATGTTTGCGGTGCTGGGACAAGATTGGTGCCACCTGAACTGCAGTCAGTATTGATGCTAAGTCATTATATGTGGGTTCCTTGTGTTCATTAGCTGCATGCAGAATTGTTTGCAAGATTTGCAAGGGATCTCCATGGCTGACAACCAAAACTGCACATCTGCAACATGTGGGTGGAACTGACTTATATTAGCTGATagaatatgaataaaaataacaataagagCATCTCAATCAACCACTGGTGGAAGACCTACTaggtacctgtttgttttgaccttttgaaaatcaatttttgcACTTTCGAATAATGTATGGATGGGATAACTTTGGATACACATTCCAATTGCGTAATAACAGTTCAAAATCAATTTACTCAACTTGAAAACAAATGGACACAACTACGATGCAGGCCTTGCACACATTCAtgccagaaaaatcaaagaatACCAAAAGAATTTACCCTTGAAATTCTGATTCCATAGTGGCCATTGCAGTTGCAAGTCGACAAGCAACATCCTTGACACTTTCCCCTCCTTCTGGCCCAAGAAATGGATCTTTTTCATCTATATCCCAAATCACTTGGTACTGTTGATGATTGGAAAGAAGTAATCAATGAGTTGCAAACTACAGTTGGTTTGATAATGGTGACAAGGATAGAGTTTATTAGAACCTGAACCTGACTAATGTTCCAAACATACAAGATATCTATAACAAAAAATGatgcagagaaagagattttaatttattaaaaaattaaggtgaATTGCCAAAACAGTAGGCAGCAGAACAAAGTGGGCATGGAGGATGACTTACTTTATCATGCGAAAGGAGTTCAAAAGAAGGACCAAAATAGCGTTCTCGAAGATCTTGGATGACCTGCTGCATAGTGTTTAGTGCTTAGTAAATGAGAATCAATTGAGGCAAGTTGTTGGAAGGGCTTACCTTACAGTGGGGTCCATCAAAAGGGAGATTCAAGAGAGTTGAAACAACGTTAGCGGTATGGGTTGTTCTTGAAAAGGGGGAGTAGCAAATGCGTACATTAGCAAGCGGGATATTATTAGCCTCTAGTTCCTGCGAAGCGCAGTCAGGGTGGCGTGgttaattgaaattgaaattgaaaatgagtTGAGGTACCTTTTGGAATGATTGTGCAGCGAGTTGTGCTTGATGAACACCGTCGGAGGCCAATTGGAATTCGGGGCGAGTCCCGTTCTCCTGCGAATGCGATTCAATTCAATAACtaggaaaataatattattaagattGGACTGGATTTAAGCAAACCATGGAGGAAACGATGATGCCTCGCTCGTTGGGAATGCTCTTGCCATGCCTCAGAACCCAGTATCTGTTCTTCACAATCGACGACATCCCTTTCCCTAATCTAATCCCCTCCCTGTgtctgttttattttataaataaatatcttgAGAGGGGCACgagtgcaaattgcaaagagaACCTTTGGTTTTTGTTTATCATTTACTTTCTGAGCCGAGGCTGCAGTGTGAGATCGGAtcgggagagagagagagatggggCTAAGAAGTAAATTAAGAATGTCAGCGTCAGTGGTGCAGCAGGGGATGAAGGAAATAAGAAGGAGCGTGACGTACATGCCTCGACCGGGGGACGGTGCGCCGCGGGGGGTGACGCTGATACCGGGGGACGGAATTGGGCCTCTGGTGACTCATGCGGTGGAGCAGGTGATGGAGGCGATGCACGCCCCCATATACTTCGAGAAGTACGATGTGCACGGGGACATGAGGCGTGTG
Proteins encoded in this window:
- the LOC114385191 gene encoding zinc finger protein ZAT3-like, with product MKRECGEASSCSRKKQKRLMEDAGARPCTECGKKFWSWKALFGHMRCHPERHWRGINPPANVVRRQQEQEQMSQEDHEVAASLLLLANSNVLESDGHKCSICLRVFSTGQALGGHKRCHWDSSSSKSLSVLDFDLNFPPPLTLDLRLGL
- the LOC114382999 gene encoding uncharacterized protein LOC114382999 isoform X2: MSSIVKNRYWVLRHGKSIPNERGIIVSSMENGTRPEFQLASDGVHQAQLAAQSFQKELEANNIPLANVRICYSPFSRTTHTANVVSTLLNLPFDGPHCKVIQDLRERYFGPSFELLSHDKYQVIWDIDEKDPFLGPEGGESVKDVACRLATAMATMESEFQGCAVLVVSHGDPLQILQTILHAANEHKEPTYNDLASILTAVQVAPILSQHRKHALLTGELRAVI
- the LOC114382999 gene encoding uncharacterized protein LOC114382999 isoform X1, with the translated sequence MSSIVKNRYWVLRHGKSIPNERGIIVSSMENGTRPEFQLASDGVHQAQLAAQSFQKELEANNIPLANVRICYSPFSRTTHTANVVSTLLNLPFDGPHCKQVIQDLRERYFGPSFELLSHDKYQVIWDIDEKDPFLGPEGGESVKDVACRLATAMATMESEFQGCAVLVVSHGDPLQILQTILHAANEHKEPTYNDLASILTAVQVAPILSQHRKHALLTGELRAVI